In Stieleria varia, one genomic interval encodes:
- a CDS encoding FliH/SctL family protein produces MNHFSIPLDRVLRNVTSRDGFQIHVSHVEKTPEPISTDEVLQSLQTSLERISQLERLIASRLISLNESVLETAVQVARSVLNGSDELIEQRVTQYVKRGVDALPPKIDATVYVSPDCLSAVQDWVRDEEITRVSVLADKSVGAGDVRVETDHSGLLLELDSYLHEVFEINSVGSP; encoded by the coding sequence ATGAATCACTTTTCCATCCCATTGGATCGTGTGCTCAGGAACGTTACCTCACGAGATGGCTTCCAGATCCATGTGTCGCATGTGGAGAAAACACCAGAGCCAATTTCAACCGATGAGGTCCTCCAGTCACTGCAGACTTCCCTCGAAAGAATCAGTCAATTGGAAAGACTGATCGCGAGCAGGCTCATTTCCCTCAACGAATCAGTGTTAGAAACCGCTGTTCAGGTTGCACGTTCGGTACTCAATGGAAGCGACGAGCTGATCGAGCAACGTGTCACCCAGTACGTCAAGAGGGGTGTTGACGCGCTGCCACCCAAGATTGATGCGACGGTGTATGTGTCTCCTGACTGCCTAAGCGCTGTTCAAGACTGGGTGCGGGACGAAGAAATAACGCGGGTAAGCGTTTTGGCGGACAAATCCGTCGGGGCAGGCGATGTGCGTGTTGAAACCGATCACAGCGGGCTTCTGCTAGAGCTTGACAGCTATCTGCACGAGGTCTTTGAAATCAACTCCGTAGGCTCTCCATGA
- a CDS encoding CBS domain-containing protein, whose amino-acid sequence MNQQFSSIGSQMQSDSVAGVSSATKESLPRGQRQTHFIVDPIYENLALCALFVALVSMTLLQFRRLIAKKRDEETEKRVAPSVLVQRTPALQKVLAKRNEILTRLEGTWEAVLQGHAMVETYMSRDIFSVDPDTPKEVALEKLKEQGFRRCMVTDAEGHLKGVVSLKDIACKPGEKVSDVMTNKPRVATPTMEVHIALTVLLENRISCLPVVKNGLLVGVVSTSDLLMVLQCLLLEISLHRSDVSGTSNDRPAPPVAPNTPQLSTSA is encoded by the coding sequence ATGAACCAGCAATTCTCCAGCATCGGCTCCCAGATGCAGAGTGACTCAGTTGCAGGTGTATCGAGTGCGACAAAGGAGTCACTGCCCCGAGGTCAAAGACAAACGCACTTCATCGTCGATCCGATCTACGAAAACTTGGCATTATGCGCCCTGTTTGTGGCACTTGTTTCGATGACGCTGCTGCAATTCCGCCGGTTGATAGCCAAGAAACGGGATGAAGAAACGGAGAAGCGTGTCGCACCATCGGTATTGGTGCAACGAACACCGGCCTTGCAAAAGGTGCTCGCCAAACGAAATGAAATTCTGACGCGATTGGAAGGTACGTGGGAGGCCGTCCTGCAGGGCCACGCGATGGTCGAGACGTACATGTCTCGTGACATCTTTTCCGTTGATCCCGATACTCCCAAGGAAGTCGCGTTGGAGAAGCTGAAAGAGCAGGGATTCCGTCGGTGCATGGTCACCGACGCCGAGGGCCACTTGAAAGGCGTTGTCAGTCTCAAAGACATCGCGTGCAAACCGGGGGAGAAAGTATCCGATGTGATGACGAACAAACCTCGTGTCGCAACTCCAACGATGGAAGTCCACATTGCCTTGACAGTCTTGTTGGAGAATCGGATTTCTTGTCTACCTGTTGTCAAGAATGGGTTGCTGGTGGGTGTTGTTTCGACCTCCGACCTGCTGATGGTCTTGCAATGTCTACTTCTGGAAATCAGTTTGCATCGCAGCGACGTCTCTGGTACGTCGAATGATCGCCCTGCTCCACCAGTTGCTCCAAACACTCCCCAACTATCCACATCCGCATAG
- a CDS encoding Na+/H+ antiporter NhaA codes for MSKEKNGDNKLRNFLYENSIFLVLGSVVALIWANLDASWGHTSYSHFVHFDLHALIGGGHDSTDGHHGGFTVHFLVNDILMALFFAIAAKEVWEAILPGGSLSNLRKAATPLIGTLGGVIGPAAIYLIGALAFGQFRELGDGWAIPCATDIAFSYLIAKLIFGTGHPAISFLLLLAIADDAIGLAILAVFYPMAETQFVWLLLTAVAVGIGLTMKRYDVKSFWWYLMIPGVMSWFSFYMAGIHAALGLVPIIPTLPHALKDTGLFADDEGHSDALNEFEHWWKNPVELILGLFALVNAGVVLSSFGTGTWLVTMGLFLGKPLGITLFTLAAMKFLSLELPSGMNVRHVIVMGCVASLGFTVALFVSTAAFPTPGPIQDSVKMGALLSFLAPITAFGSAILLGIRPVVFGPKKAKSAFGQSKVGATH; via the coding sequence ATGAGTAAAGAAAAAAACGGCGACAACAAGCTACGCAACTTCCTCTACGAAAACTCGATTTTTCTAGTCTTGGGTTCAGTCGTCGCGCTGATATGGGCCAATCTGGATGCCTCCTGGGGACACACCTCCTACAGTCACTTCGTCCACTTTGATCTCCACGCGTTGATTGGGGGCGGGCACGACTCAACCGACGGGCACCATGGCGGCTTTACCGTCCATTTCCTCGTCAATGACATTCTGATGGCACTGTTTTTTGCCATCGCGGCCAAGGAGGTTTGGGAAGCGATCTTGCCGGGCGGATCACTTTCCAACCTTCGCAAAGCCGCGACTCCACTGATCGGAACGTTGGGAGGAGTGATCGGCCCGGCAGCGATTTACCTGATCGGGGCACTGGCGTTCGGCCAGTTTCGAGAGCTGGGCGACGGATGGGCGATTCCCTGTGCAACAGACATTGCATTCAGTTACCTGATTGCGAAGCTCATTTTCGGTACGGGGCACCCCGCAATTTCATTCTTACTGTTGTTGGCAATCGCTGATGACGCGATCGGCCTAGCGATCCTTGCCGTTTTCTATCCGATGGCTGAAACTCAATTTGTCTGGTTACTGCTAACCGCAGTAGCCGTCGGTATCGGATTGACGATGAAGCGATATGACGTGAAGAGTTTCTGGTGGTACCTGATGATCCCCGGCGTGATGAGTTGGTTCTCCTTTTACATGGCAGGGATCCACGCCGCATTGGGGCTCGTGCCGATCATTCCAACACTTCCTCACGCCCTCAAAGACACGGGACTGTTTGCCGATGATGAAGGTCACAGTGACGCACTGAATGAATTTGAGCATTGGTGGAAGAATCCTGTCGAGTTGATTCTCGGCTTGTTCGCGTTGGTCAATGCAGGCGTCGTCCTGTCATCATTTGGAACGGGAACATGGCTGGTCACGATGGGACTCTTCCTGGGCAAGCCGCTTGGGATCACGCTCTTCACTTTGGCTGCGATGAAGTTCTTAAGTTTGGAACTCCCCAGCGGCATGAATGTCCGACACGTCATCGTCATGGGATGTGTTGCAAGCCTTGGATTCACAGTCGCTCTGTTTGTCTCAACGGCCGCCTTCCCAACGCCAGGCCCCATTCAAGACTCAGTCAAAATGGGAGCTCTGCTCAGCTTCTTGGCTCCAATCACTGCATTCGGCTCCGCGATCTTGCTGGGAATTCGCCCAGTGGTCTTCGGTCCGAAAAAGGCCAAGAGCGCTTTCGGGCAATCCAAAGTCGGCGCAACGCACTGA
- a CDS encoding EscU/YscU/HrcU family type III secretion system export apparatus switch protein produces MADTQDRDQKTENATPHRLLKSREEGQIGFSSELMAGIMMATAVALIWGFGRSFFETLMASMAHRLSDFEAVIVEPRLMVAGVITDSKIVGLACLGFVVPIGVVALLCGLMQTQFNLSLKPLGLNWGKLSVTAGFGRIFSSKSLVRGALSILKATMILVIILWIARSKMTMIALSSYGSFREMICVMAEVLLYAATGVAALLLAVGIIDLGYQKWKHLQEIMMSRQDIKDENKDQEGDPLMKARVRRIQAEMSRKRMLADVPKATVVITNPTHYAVAISYDRETMETPIVVAKGADFLAKKIIEVAKQNGVAVIERKPVARFLYANTDVGSAIPFSLYHAVAEILNIVNRVGKSA; encoded by the coding sequence ATGGCTGACACGCAAGATCGGGATCAGAAAACAGAAAACGCCACACCGCACCGATTGCTAAAATCGCGTGAGGAGGGTCAGATTGGTTTCAGCTCAGAGTTGATGGCCGGAATCATGATGGCGACGGCTGTTGCCTTGATTTGGGGTTTTGGACGCTCGTTCTTTGAGACCCTGATGGCGTCCATGGCGCATCGCCTTAGCGATTTTGAAGCCGTGATCGTCGAGCCACGATTGATGGTGGCTGGGGTGATCACGGACTCCAAGATCGTGGGTTTGGCTTGCCTGGGTTTTGTCGTTCCGATTGGTGTCGTTGCGCTGTTATGCGGGTTGATGCAGACTCAGTTCAACCTTAGCCTCAAGCCGTTGGGCCTGAACTGGGGCAAGTTGAGCGTAACCGCAGGGTTTGGCCGCATTTTTTCGAGTAAGTCGCTGGTCCGCGGCGCTCTTTCCATTCTGAAGGCGACGATGATCCTGGTGATCATTCTTTGGATCGCGAGATCAAAGATGACCATGATTGCGTTGTCAAGCTACGGTAGCTTTCGCGAAATGATTTGCGTGATGGCCGAAGTGTTGCTCTATGCGGCGACTGGAGTCGCTGCGCTGCTGCTTGCCGTCGGAATCATCGATCTTGGATATCAAAAGTGGAAACATCTGCAGGAAATCATGATGAGCCGCCAAGACATCAAGGACGAGAACAAGGATCAGGAAGGTGATCCGCTGATGAAAGCTCGGGTTCGCCGGATTCAAGCAGAGATGAGTCGCAAACGCATGCTGGCGGACGTTCCCAAGGCAACGGTGGTGATCACCAACCCGACGCACTATGCCGTGGCCATCAGTTACGACCGGGAGACCATGGAAACACCCATCGTTGTTGCCAAAGGTGCTGATTTCCTCGCCAAGAAGATCATTGAAGTGGCGAAGCAAAACGGTGTTGCGGTGATCGAGCGAAAGCCGGTCGCACGGTTTCTCTATGCGAACACCGATGTCGGATCCGCCATCCCATTCTCGCTGTACCATGCGGTGGCGGAGATTCTTAATATCGTCAATCGAGTCGGCAAGAGTGCCTGA
- a CDS encoding TonB-dependent receptor: MLNSINQPRIRESIDTRQKALAVNLDPRYYGTFAEIGAGQEVVRWFFRVGGGAGTIAKSMSAYDMAVSDAIYGKASRYVCRERLEAMLDYEHKLNLDRLRDVRGDTTAFFAFADTVSARNFRGTNECHGWMGIKFQTHPRDQDSQIILHVRMLDVEAALQQEALGIVGVNLVHGAFALHHEPEELIASLLDGLSTSRIEIDMIEFSGIAFRNVDSRLMSLKLVELGLSGAAMFASDGTVLQPSEFFYKKPILVERGSFRPVCKVNMDMLRCANDAFSEVPGNAGKQIVQVMELTMSNLRTDGKIDLRDFLARADVLSACGMPVLISDYFEYYRLADYLSRYTNQNIAITMGAGSLVQLFDEKYYAELEGGILEAFGRLFKNGLRIYCYPLLDRESGELVTVDNLAIDPKLQQLYGYLQDRGVINGLCGIDESCLEIFSRDVLQRIKEGDRRWETMVPDAVAEIIKTKRYFGYRPQEDGANPMVPQGIGLGSSASSSAMLTS; this comes from the coding sequence ATGCTCAACTCAATCAATCAACCCCGAATTCGAGAGTCCATCGATACACGTCAAAAAGCATTGGCGGTTAACCTGGACCCACGCTATTACGGCACGTTTGCTGAAATTGGGGCCGGCCAGGAGGTCGTCCGTTGGTTCTTTCGCGTCGGCGGTGGTGCCGGAACGATTGCAAAAAGCATGTCGGCCTACGACATGGCCGTCAGCGATGCCATCTACGGCAAAGCATCCCGCTATGTGTGCCGTGAGCGATTGGAGGCGATGCTCGACTATGAGCACAAACTGAATCTCGACCGTCTTCGTGACGTTCGCGGCGACACCACCGCATTCTTTGCATTCGCGGACACCGTTTCGGCACGTAATTTCCGTGGAACCAACGAATGTCATGGGTGGATGGGAATCAAATTCCAGACGCACCCACGCGATCAAGACAGCCAGATCATATTGCATGTACGGATGCTGGATGTCGAAGCCGCGTTGCAACAGGAAGCCCTTGGAATTGTCGGCGTCAACTTGGTCCACGGCGCATTTGCACTTCATCACGAACCTGAGGAGCTGATCGCATCCCTGTTGGACGGTCTTTCCACCTCTCGAATCGAAATCGACATGATCGAGTTCTCGGGAATTGCGTTCCGCAATGTGGATAGTCGATTGATGAGTCTCAAACTCGTCGAACTGGGGCTTTCGGGCGCCGCCATGTTCGCAAGCGATGGAACCGTACTGCAGCCCTCTGAGTTCTTTTACAAAAAACCCATCTTGGTGGAACGAGGAAGCTTTCGTCCAGTCTGCAAAGTCAATATGGATATGCTGCGCTGCGCTAACGATGCGTTCTCAGAGGTGCCGGGCAACGCAGGAAAGCAGATCGTCCAAGTCATGGAATTGACCATGAGCAATCTTAGGACAGACGGAAAAATCGATCTTCGTGACTTTTTGGCCCGCGCCGACGTCCTGTCCGCCTGTGGCATGCCGGTTCTGATCTCGGACTATTTCGAATACTATCGGCTCGCAGACTATCTGTCGCGTTACACCAATCAGAACATCGCGATCACGATGGGCGCAGGCAGTCTGGTTCAACTCTTTGATGAAAAGTACTACGCCGAACTGGAAGGCGGAATTCTAGAGGCCTTTGGCAGGCTCTTTAAAAACGGACTGAGAATTTACTGTTATCCACTGCTGGATCGAGAATCCGGGGAGCTTGTCACAGTCGACAACCTAGCAATCGATCCCAAATTGCAACAGCTCTACGGCTACTTGCAGGACCGTGGCGTGATCAATGGACTCTGCGGGATCGACGAATCCTGCCTTGAAATCTTTTCTCGTGACGTATTGCAGAGGATCAAGGAGGGTGACAGGAGATGGGAAACGATGGTTCCTGATGCCGTCGCCGAGATCATCAAAACAAAACGCTATTTCGGATATCGGCCTCAGGAGGACGGCGCCAACCCCATGGTACCTCAGGGAATCGGTCTAGGCAGTTCGGCGTCTAGCTCTGCCATGCTCACCTCCTGA
- a CDS encoding FAD:protein FMN transferase, protein MHSRTARILSRWFGCVLFYTLALGALNGSSVAAQEATQPETPAETQTTAPESQLREFRGATMGTSYMVKIFGHADVPDDEIRFSVDAELRRVNDQMSTYLRSSEISKFNVSDSTDWFPVSQDFADVVDFAQAVSAKTDGAFDVTVGPLVNAWSFGPAERTGTPPTSDEIASLMKSIGYQKLSVRLDPPALKKNIASLQVDLSAIAKGHGVDRVARILEEKGIHDFFVEIGGEVRTSGSKDADVWQVGIQLPDSVRETPMLAHAMSTDEGADESMATSGDYRNYYEVDGKRISHTIDPRTGQPIEHSLASVTVIADSCMAADAWATALNVVGQQSGMKLAKQEGLSTLLIARTENGFEMTGTGSLAQYVPQVQSDSGSGSPQQPPQQTMLQSILPIAALTFVVFSIVLIAMAVGVLFGGKSISGSCGGLANKTDENGATSCSLCSNPSDACKELREKMQSKSEASNT, encoded by the coding sequence ATGCACAGCCGAACCGCCCGCATTCTCAGCCGGTGGTTCGGCTGCGTTCTTTTCTACACCCTCGCACTTGGTGCCCTCAACGGATCATCGGTTGCGGCACAAGAAGCGACTCAGCCTGAGACTCCGGCAGAAACTCAAACCACAGCGCCCGAAAGTCAGTTGCGAGAGTTTCGCGGCGCGACCATGGGCACCAGCTACATGGTCAAGATCTTCGGGCACGCGGACGTACCCGACGATGAGATTCGCTTTTCCGTCGACGCGGAACTGAGACGCGTCAACGACCAGATGTCGACCTATCTGCGGTCCTCCGAGATCAGCAAGTTCAACGTCTCAGACTCGACCGACTGGTTTCCAGTCAGCCAAGACTTCGCCGACGTCGTTGATTTTGCTCAAGCGGTTTCTGCCAAGACCGATGGTGCTTTTGATGTCACCGTTGGCCCATTGGTCAACGCCTGGAGTTTCGGTCCCGCCGAGCGCACGGGCACACCCCCGACGTCTGATGAAATCGCATCGCTGATGAAATCGATCGGCTACCAGAAACTGTCTGTCCGCTTGGATCCACCCGCGTTGAAGAAAAACATTGCATCGCTCCAAGTCGACCTGTCGGCGATCGCGAAAGGACACGGCGTGGACCGTGTGGCAAGAATTCTGGAGGAGAAAGGCATCCATGATTTCTTTGTTGAGATCGGTGGGGAAGTTCGTACCAGTGGCTCTAAGGACGCAGACGTATGGCAAGTCGGCATCCAGCTACCCGACAGCGTTCGCGAAACACCGATGCTGGCTCATGCGATGAGCACCGACGAGGGCGCTGATGAATCGATGGCCACATCTGGAGACTACCGAAACTATTACGAAGTCGATGGAAAACGGATTTCACACACGATCGATCCTCGGACCGGACAGCCCATCGAACATTCCCTGGCATCGGTGACCGTGATTGCTGATAGTTGCATGGCCGCTGATGCTTGGGCGACCGCGTTGAACGTAGTCGGGCAACAGTCCGGCATGAAGCTTGCCAAACAGGAGGGACTGAGCACGCTGCTCATCGCTCGTACAGAGAACGGATTTGAAATGACCGGAACCGGGTCACTAGCTCAGTACGTTCCTCAGGTCCAATCAGATTCGGGTTCGGGGTCTCCGCAGCAGCCCCCGCAACAAACCATGCTGCAAAGCATTCTGCCGATCGCCGCGTTGACCTTTGTCGTCTTCAGCATCGTATTGATCGCAATGGCCGTGGGCGTGCTGTTCGGTGGCAAGTCCATCAGCGGTTCGTGTGGCGGACTGGCCAACAAGACCGATGAGAATGGCGCGACCAGTTGTTCCTTGTGCAGCAATCCATCGGACGCCTGCAAAGAACTGCGCGAAAAGATGCAGTCCAAATCCGAGGCCTCAAACACATAG
- a CDS encoding sensor domain-containing diguanylate cyclase — protein sequence MNQYVQEILQNDRIPSPPSVAIRLLDLVSQPDVNVDELTKVLSADPRLSARLIAYCNSPMVGSKRKIASVPQAVMVLGLRTLRLLSLSFSLMDTQSKSDFDFDDFWRSSLATAVAAKCLGRRSGQSGDEEFLLGLVLNIGMVGMGVTSPQKLTELLADGKAMSEITIEMENSVFGTNRFEVGGKLLEKWNFPSAMAQTIGDFNPEQLNPESTRLALGQTLAALLLSTDVSEAQLAQAKTDALTLAQIDDVGFRELFDEMVAQWTGYESLFNFDSIAYGSLQELEERAKDSMMKISLGMDSEIQRMTIERKELEERVMIDVLTNLKNRAAYNIEVSAAFEHHRRNQMSIGVVVIDIDHFKSVNDTYGHAAGDDVLRAVGRCLATNCRKGDSVYRYGGEEFVAVIHNCEFNSIKAVANRFLTAIQDLQIETDVHSLKITASSGACWADKANVQSVETLFNHADKLLYKAKVNGRNQMFIDDVTTLSAAT from the coding sequence ATGAACCAATACGTCCAAGAAATCCTTCAAAACGATCGAATTCCGTCACCACCCTCCGTCGCCATCCGATTGCTTGACTTGGTGTCGCAGCCGGACGTCAACGTTGACGAGCTGACCAAGGTGCTCAGTGCTGATCCGCGTCTGTCCGCCAGATTGATTGCTTATTGCAACTCACCCATGGTGGGGTCAAAGCGAAAGATCGCAAGTGTCCCACAAGCAGTGATGGTGCTTGGCCTACGCACGCTTCGACTTCTGTCGTTATCTTTCTCGTTGATGGACACTCAAAGCAAGTCAGATTTTGACTTCGATGATTTCTGGCGATCGTCGCTGGCCACTGCCGTTGCAGCAAAATGTCTCGGACGTCGCAGTGGACAAAGCGGCGACGAAGAGTTCTTGCTGGGACTCGTATTGAATATCGGTATGGTCGGAATGGGAGTGACATCCCCACAAAAACTAACTGAATTGCTTGCCGACGGTAAAGCGATGTCCGAGATCACGATCGAAATGGAAAACTCAGTCTTCGGGACCAATCGCTTCGAAGTCGGCGGAAAACTTCTTGAGAAATGGAACTTCCCATCCGCCATGGCTCAAACGATCGGTGATTTCAATCCAGAACAACTGAATCCAGAATCAACCCGACTTGCCCTCGGCCAAACGCTTGCCGCACTGCTCTTGTCGACGGATGTCAGTGAAGCCCAGTTGGCCCAGGCAAAAACTGACGCGCTGACGCTCGCCCAAATCGACGATGTCGGATTCCGTGAGCTTTTTGACGAGATGGTCGCACAATGGACCGGTTACGAGAGCCTGTTCAATTTCGACTCGATCGCATACGGCTCTCTACAAGAGTTGGAGGAGCGTGCCAAAGACTCGATGATGAAGATCTCGCTTGGTATGGACTCCGAAATTCAGCGGATGACCATTGAGAGAAAAGAGTTGGAGGAAAGGGTGATGATCGACGTTCTAACAAATCTCAAGAATCGTGCAGCGTACAATATCGAAGTCTCGGCGGCGTTCGAGCATCACCGTCGAAATCAGATGTCCATCGGAGTCGTCGTGATCGATATCGATCACTTCAAATCTGTCAACGATACCTACGGCCACGCTGCTGGTGATGACGTATTGAGGGCCGTCGGCAGATGTCTGGCCACCAACTGTCGAAAAGGCGACTCCGTGTACCGATACGGCGGGGAAGAGTTTGTCGCCGTCATTCACAACTGCGAATTTAATTCGATCAAAGCCGTTGCCAATCGATTCCTCACCGCGATTCAAGATCTGCAGATCGAAACCGACGTACATAGTTTGAAAATCACCGCAAGCTCGGGCGCATGCTGGGCGGACAAAGCCAATGTCCAATCGGTAGAGACGCTCTTCAATCATGCAGACAAGCTTCTGTACAAGGCAAAGGTCAACGGTCGCAATCAAATGTTCATCGACGATGTAACCACTCTGTCGGCGGCGACCTAG
- a CDS encoding flagellar biosynthetic protein FliR, with amino-acid sequence MIAPETLVAFMLVLARVSAFIAFFPLFSQKQLPNLVKVGLSAALAIFWIGEVEVHSLPADGVDSLSVWSLSFLTFKEASIGVALAIAMGLFFWPAKVAGSYVGQELGLSLASISDPGSQDGSTLVSRLFETFAVLLFFVGNVHHFIILVLHVSFNRLSTDTGLNAIPTESLVSLLSNVCGEGLLIAGPVLILSMLMTLILAALNRAAPALNLFSVGMSMRSGLGVLCLAVFCPVFLAAANTHMGRVRENIEDLLMQLFHG; translated from the coding sequence ATGATTGCCCCCGAAACTCTCGTAGCGTTCATGCTGGTGCTGGCGCGGGTCTCGGCGTTTATCGCGTTCTTTCCCTTGTTCAGCCAGAAACAGCTCCCCAATCTCGTGAAGGTTGGTTTGTCGGCTGCATTGGCGATCTTTTGGATCGGCGAGGTGGAGGTGCACAGCTTGCCCGCAGATGGTGTCGATAGCTTGAGCGTCTGGAGTCTTTCGTTTCTCACTTTCAAAGAAGCAAGCATCGGAGTTGCCTTAGCGATCGCGATGGGCCTCTTTTTCTGGCCTGCCAAGGTTGCCGGCTCTTACGTGGGGCAAGAACTAGGGCTTTCGCTCGCGTCGATCAGCGATCCTGGCAGCCAAGACGGATCGACGTTGGTTTCGCGACTGTTTGAAACGTTTGCCGTCCTCCTTTTCTTCGTCGGCAACGTTCACCATTTCATTATTTTGGTCCTGCATGTTTCATTCAATCGTCTTTCAACCGATACAGGGCTCAACGCGATACCGACAGAGTCATTAGTATCGCTGCTGAGCAATGTCTGTGGTGAAGGGCTGCTGATTGCCGGTCCGGTACTGATACTCTCGATGCTGATGACACTCATCCTGGCAGCGCTCAACCGCGCCGCACCGGCACTGAACTTGTTTTCGGTCGGCATGTCCATGCGATCAGGGCTGGGCGTTCTCTGCTTGGCCGTCTTTTGTCCCGTGTTTCTGGCCGCAGCGAACACGCACATGGGACGTGTGCGTGAGAATATCGAAGATCTACTGATGCAACTGTTCCATGGCTGA
- a CDS encoding FliI/YscN family ATPase — MIQTPPASQWIRTCGRLVSVEGRICARIDAGIGDLLQIESQGDRRVLAEVIGFSDDLVQVMPFEAGQHFRRNDLIVSTGSRMRFPVGMGMLGRVVNAFGMPIDGGPPLTGIPRTTMELKSPDPLTRPNIVEPFSTGIRAIDGMLTMGKGQRVGLFAGSGVGKSTLLGEIAKQAESDINVVALIGERGREVRPFIEQSLGPAGLAKSIVIVSTSDEPPLARIRASEAAIVIAGWFREQGKNVLLMLDSLTRLSHAQRELGLLLGEPPTSRGYTPSVFQKMAQLLEQLGASDKGTITGLLTVLVDGDDMNDPVADSARSILDGHIVLSRDLAHQNHYPAIDVLASVSRLFNEVTSKEHQNHVTNARKIMARFRDVNDLIQIGAYKRGIVPASDQAVEKIPAVNRFLQQPLNNASDFTTTIQQLSALNQFIGAVQ; from the coding sequence ATGATCCAAACACCTCCTGCGTCACAGTGGATTCGGACTTGCGGACGTCTGGTGAGCGTCGAAGGCCGGATATGCGCGAGGATCGATGCGGGGATTGGCGATCTCCTCCAAATTGAATCTCAAGGTGATCGTCGTGTCCTGGCGGAGGTGATTGGCTTTAGCGATGACTTAGTTCAGGTCATGCCGTTCGAGGCCGGTCAGCATTTTCGACGCAACGATCTGATCGTCTCAACCGGCTCTCGAATGCGGTTCCCCGTCGGTATGGGCATGTTGGGACGAGTCGTCAACGCTTTTGGAATGCCGATCGATGGTGGTCCGCCACTCACCGGGATTCCGAGAACGACGATGGAGCTCAAGTCACCGGATCCGCTGACTCGTCCAAACATCGTGGAACCATTTTCGACGGGTATTCGCGCGATCGACGGGATGTTGACGATGGGAAAAGGTCAGCGTGTCGGTCTGTTCGCTGGCAGCGGGGTTGGAAAAAGCACGCTTCTGGGCGAGATCGCAAAGCAGGCCGAGTCTGATATCAATGTCGTCGCACTCATAGGTGAGCGGGGACGAGAGGTTCGCCCTTTTATCGAGCAGAGTTTAGGACCTGCAGGATTGGCAAAATCGATCGTGATCGTATCGACCTCGGACGAACCACCGCTCGCCAGAATCCGTGCCAGCGAAGCAGCTATCGTGATCGCAGGATGGTTTCGAGAGCAAGGTAAGAACGTTCTCTTGATGCTCGACAGTTTGACACGTCTGTCACATGCACAACGAGAACTGGGGCTCCTGTTGGGTGAACCACCTACATCACGTGGATACACCCCCAGCGTTTTTCAGAAGATGGCCCAATTGCTAGAGCAACTCGGGGCGAGTGACAAAGGCACCATCACGGGACTTTTGACGGTTCTCGTTGACGGTGACGACATGAATGATCCAGTTGCGGATTCCGCGCGATCAATCCTGGATGGCCATATCGTGTTGAGTCGAGATCTCGCTCACCAAAACCACTATCCGGCGATCGATGTGTTGGCAAGTGTTAGCCGATTGTTCAACGAAGTGACATCCAAAGAGCATCAAAACCATGTCACCAACGCTCGAAAAATCATGGCTCGCTTTCGAGACGTCAACGATCTCATCCAGATCGGTGCCTACAAGAGAGGCATTGTCCCTGCATCGGATCAAGCCGTAGAAAAGATTCCTGCAGTCAATCGCTTTCTGCAACAACCGCTCAACAACGCAAGTGACTTCACCACAACCATCCAACAACTCTCGGCTCTGAATCAATTTATCGGAGCCGTCCAGTGA
- a CDS encoding flagellar biosynthetic protein FliQ yields the protein MELVDVVALGQDFFLMALLLCAPVVGVSLVIGLVVSIGQTVTSVQEQTLSFAPRIVAVAFVMMLMANWYLTTLQNYTLNVFANMIEFLR from the coding sequence ATGGAACTGGTAGACGTTGTCGCTCTGGGACAAGATTTCTTCTTGATGGCACTGCTGTTGTGCGCCCCGGTTGTTGGTGTCAGTCTCGTGATCGGCTTGGTCGTAAGCATCGGCCAGACGGTCACGAGCGTTCAAGAACAGACGTTGTCGTTTGCGCCGCGGATTGTCGCGGTAGCATTTGTGATGATGCTGATGGCCAATTGGTATCTGACCACGCTGCAAAACTACACGCTCAATGTATTCGCAAACATGATCGAATTCCTTAGATGA